ATCCCCCACACTGCCTTCCGTTAAACAAGTATTTATCTGCATTACAAGTAAGTATCATTATTTTCTGATGCACCTCTGCCTGCTCCTTGCTTCACATTTTATGCTCCAGCAACAAAGAACTGCTTGCAgtcccatctccccatcccctaCTGACCACCCACATCCCCCAACACAATCAATAAATGTCACGCCTAAGTTCCTGTGGTCTTCTATGCTTGTCACGGTCTCCAGgagattctcttttttctttaggaGTCATGCCGGATGTCACTGCTTCTGGCTGACCATCCAGACTTCTGTACCTTCCTGGGCTAGTCATCTCTTCTTTGTGCGTCTAACATTATGCACATAAATCTCTATCATCCTCCCACTGCATTGTTTGTGATTCACTGTTCAGCTTCTGACATCTTTACAACCCCAGAGTCTGGCCTATAGTGGGCGCTTCGAGATAGTTGAATGAATATGCtctagaagttttccttttaGCTAATAATTGACTCTCTAGAGTGAAAAAAGAGTGTGTCCTTACATGAGAAGTATTGTCTGCGTGAGCCCCTTAGAACTGTTAATTTGTCAAAGAATCCCATGTCAGGAAGTTCTAATCAAAGTCCTCCTCGGGACCAAGGGTCAGCCCAACACTTGAGAGATACCTGCTGTTTACCTGGTGCCCTAACCAGTTTAACTTCCTCTTAAAAGGTCCACTCAGTGTTCTCTCCCATCCTTGTAGATTCAATTTTGATCTAGTGAAGTAATGGGCAGAGCATCAATTCAtgaagttattttcttctttctgcatataaacatttttaaagggcgATTTCATTAACTGTATCCTGTGTCCTCTGTGGACTTTCAACTTTAATTTATTGGGTTCACCTTGATTTTTGGTCCTCcagacatggatttttttttcttagcctcAAAGCTCATTGCTGTACCATGGTCCAAAGGGATTTGACTTCACATCTGTCACCTTAGcattaaatgcttttcttttcctttttccgccACCCCCTGACATTTTATCAGGTAGGGAAATGTTGGCTGATCCTAAAAGGAAATTTCTCCAACGGTGGACTTCTGTTAATCTCAGGTTATGGGAGGAAAGGGTACAAGAGCATTCCCGCAGATAAGAGCTTTAAGTTGAATTTAGCctccaaaagtaaaaacaaaagaaaacacaacaataGCAAAACCTCCAGGGCTGCCTTTGGGTACCTTGGGGGCCGGCAGCCCTGCAAGTCCTAATAAATGAATTAGTATCTCAGAAAGGAGATCACTGCGGGGCTGATATCGATCAGGGTCAGCCGGTGTGTTTGCCTGCGATTGTTTGGGGGGTGGTTAATTGAGTGTCAGTCTCGGCCTGTGTCGTCTCGCTGGCGCCGGGTGCTTTTGGATTTGCTAATTTTCGTTAAGTGTCTCTAGCCGGCTCCTCGTCCCCTGTCTACCCAGGAGAACTTAGCGGGCCCCACTGATCAACAGTCTGTCTGTCTGGGCTTTATTGATCACAGGGCGGGCGGCTCGAGGCGGATGCGCCGAGAGGGAGAGGGGGTAAAAGGCTGAAAGCCGACCCCGGTCCCCGGCCGCCCCCCTTCCGGGCTCCCCGACGAAACCCCCTCCTCGGCCACACGCAAGCCCCCAGGGCTCGGCAGGGGCGCCGTGGCAGATGGCGCACGCCGGGGGACCGCCGCTTGTCCCTGGGGTTCCTAGAGCGCGCAGCGTGGCCCGGAGGCCTTCCGCTAGCGACCCCTCTGTCCCTCGCGCGTTTCGGGGGCAACAAGAAAGTAGCCAGGGGATGGGGGACGCCGGCCCAAGTCTGAGTTGTGAAGGTCCCGGAGGCGAGTGCCAGAGATCCGGCGGCCGGGATCGACCCGCGCCTCGCGAAGGTCACGGACGCGCAGGCCTCCGCGAGGGGGAGCGCGGGAGACGACAGCCTCCCCACCCGCAGCGCCAGACACCGGCGCCGCTAGTAGCCACGGGGCAGGTCCCACCCGGCCCCCCTCTGGGCCCGCCTCCTGGCTGCGGAGATGATCGACTGGAGCCTGGCGGCCAATCGGACGGCGCTCGCGCtaccgggggcggggccgggggcggggccgggggcggggtgcGTCTGGCCGGCTCCAGGCGCCGGGCGCTATTTACGGCGCGGATCCCGGCCGGCAGAGGTGGGCGCAATCTAGAGCTCGCGGCTGACGGTCTGGGAGCGCGCTCGGGGACCTTCTTCCTTCGCGGAGTGGCCGGCCGAGGGGGAGCGAGGCCCATAGCCCACCCGGGACTGCGGCGCCGAACCGAGCGAAGGGGTCCCCGGTGGCCGCGGAGTCGGGCCGCGAAAGTCCTCTCGGCTGCTCGGCGCCCCTCCAGCCGCGCTCCATGCTCCGGCCGCGGCCCGGCTCCTCGCCCGGTCGCTGACGGCGCCCGCCGCCCCGGGGAGCCCCCATGCCCTGCGCGCTCCGGGAGCCGTAGGCTGCAGTTGCGCCGCGGCTCCGGGAGCCGGCGGGGGCGCCGCGGCCGTGGGGGGCGTCAATGGATCGCCATTCCAGCTACATCTTCATCTGGCTGCAGCTCGAACTCTGCGCCATGGCCGTGCTGCTCACCAAAGGTGGGTGCCCGCCGGCCGAGGCGCGGGCTCTCCGGGAGGGGCGCGCGGGGGTCCCGGGGCGGCCGCTGCCGCGGGCCTTTGAAGGCGGCTGCCAAGGCTTTGTTAGCGGCGGGCGAGGCTTCCTCCCGCGCTGGAGCCCGCAGGTCGCGACAAGTTGCCTGTTCTTAGAAGTCGCGGCGGTGGCTTCGCGGCCGCCCCCCTCGGGTGTCCCGGGGTGGAGTCAGACCTCGGGGCAAGTGGTTGTCAAAATGTTTTTGTAAGTCGGCCCGCGGCGAACTTTCCTGAACGTCTGCAGCCGGGAAGCGGGGCCGTGGTGCGCGCGGGGACGTAGCCGCCCTCCGCACCCCGCGGCTGGGGGCGGCCGCGCCGAACCCCCGACCCTGCGGGCCGCCGCGCTGGGCCGGAGTGCGGGCCGTCGGCGCCCGTCCCCAAGTGTGACTCCGTCCGCGCGCGTGCCTTCGTGTGAGCCTCTCAGTGTCTTTGTGAGCCGGCTAGTGTGAGAGAGGAGGTGCCCCAAGTGTGAGTCTTGGTGTGCAGGAGTCTGCAGGAGTCTGATGGGTGGCTTCGCGGGCTGGGAGGGCTGCTCCGGCAGTCTTTCGCCTTTTAGGTTGAAATAACCCAAACTCCTAGATTGCAAGGATTCCCCCGCCATGAACTCCCCTTACTGTTCTCCGaacagataatttttctttttctcttctttttttttaaatgggaagcGTTATTTAGCTTTTGCACCCCCCCCTTCTCTAATTGCCATGTAGCAGGCATGAGGTTAAAGGATAAGCTAGCCCAGAAGGATGCTGTGCTacggtatttatttattttgaaaggaagGGTGTAATTAACCCTAAATAACAGCCCTGGTAGCCTGCAGAGGGGAGCCTCCTGGCCCTATCAAAGGCCGGCAGAACAGGGAGGGACTGAGGCTGACATGAAGTCACAGATACCGAAACTATGTGCCTGATAATGATATAATTAGGGGATCAGAGATTTCTGACTGCTGCGGACTTCAAAAGCTTTAAAAGAAGCCAGCAGTCTCTCCTGTAGCCATCTTGACTAAAGCAGACATTTTTGTTTAATCACTACATACAGTAACAAGAAAGGGGGGGGAAACAGAAGAGCATTGTTCACTGTTTCCAAATACCAGTCCCCTTTCTGGGCCTTTTGCATGCCACAGGAAGAAACTTTATGAAACGACAGAAATATAGTTTTAATACAGTAATACAAAAGTCCATTCAACTTGTTGAAATGTggctccaattaaaaaaaaaaagttgttagaaCTTTCGTCGTTACCTGTCAAAATTTTATTAGACTGTTTTAGGTCAttggaaatacagtattttaaatagGCGCTCATaaacattttactcttttttcttttttcattcagtgctcttttTCTACACTGGGTTTAAGGTGCATGGGATCAAAATGGACTTtgaatctgttttatttctactttaaatcTGTCGGTGGGATTTGTTAGGCTAGGGATATGTAGTCATCACCATCTAAGACTGGCGAGCTTTGTGCAAAGCATCGAGTACGCTGGGAAAGAGGAGAGCGAACCTCTAAAAAGCAAGGTTCCAACTTGAAGGTCTTCCTGGAGAAGGGACTTCGGCCCAGAGTGGGACAGACGCAGGGAGCTAGAGCAGGACCTCCAGCTTTGGACAGTTAAACTCAAATTGCCAGAGATCTGTGATTAGCtggcaggttttttgtttgtgtgttttgttttgttttgttttgttttgttttttttaagaacgAAAGCATTAGCGTCTGATGAAAACCGGAGCATACCATACAGTGGCCTGGAATTTGGACAGATAATTAAATGAGACACCTTACTCAGGCGTTCACATtcgcagagaggaggaggaagaagaaaggagagggtaGGAAGAGGTCTATAAAACCACAGTCCCTGGTGTTTAATTTCAGAGCCGGGGTTTCAGTAACTACTAGAACTTCTGACTGGGGAGCTGGGAAGAGGTGTGTGCCTCGGTTCCGTTTACAGTAGCATTAGTTGTGGCATCTGACAGTGACCAGAGCTCACGGGGTCAGATGCGGTATTGGTGATCGCTCTGAGACCCGGATCATTTCAACTAGAGGTGGATGCTAGAAGCCTCAGAAGAAGCATGCATTGCAGCAAAATGTTACCAGCGACTTGCAACTCCCCAAACAAGTTTTATAAAGGAAACTTTTAATCACTTCCTGGAGAAAAATTTGAGGTTTCCTTAAGGATTTTTCATTCAACCAGCAGAGGATTTTCAGTTTCAGTGTTTCCCCTTTTAGATCCCATGTTGAATTACATGTAAAACTGGGGAGCTAAGGGGAGGAGAAGTTAGTTTTTACACCCGCCTCCCCTCctcacccgccccccaccccgcccccagttTTATGACTTTCCATTTGGGCTGAAAGAAATTGACTTTGGCAAGCAAACCACTAATTGTAAACTGCCTAGTTCCTGTTTTACAATATACTGACTAAAAGCTCCTCTGCATGAAAAGATCTTTATAGGCAAAGTTTGCCTTTTCTAGAGAGGTTGCAAATAGCTGCCcagtttcatagttttaaaacCTCCTGACCGGAGCAATTTCTAGATTGTTGTGTTTCTAGTTAATAACTTTATAAGGTGTTAGCTAAAGCTCTTAAATCTTGGCACAGCCCTTTAAGGTAGTAAACAATTCAGTAGTTCCGATCAAATATTTATACTGACAAAATCAAAAAGCCTGGCGTTTTTATGTTGTATGGTCACGTAggattaaaatgaataaacagtGTAATTCACCTTATGGTAGGAGAAATTCTTGTGATGATTCTTTTCCTTCAGATCCAGAAGTAATATTTTGAATTAACCCGCTAACTCCTCAGAAATCGCGATTGAACTCTGATTCTCTGCAGTTGGGATTAGTATGTTTCTAAAATTACCTTTAACTGGGTGGAAATTTAAGCACTGCCTTGCACACAGGGCCCTCCCAAGTCTGCCTGGGGCTGGCATGGCGGGCGCTCAGCTGAATATCCTAAAAGTTCATGCCTTTGAACTTGAGCAGTTGCCCAGGTAGAGGCTTTATCTGGGCCCGAGAAGGCGCGTGACGCAATTTCTCATTGTCTTCAGGTGAAATCAGATGCTACTGTGATGCTGCCCACTGCGTGGCGACCGGCTATATGTGTAAATCCGAGCTGAGCGCCTGCTTCTCGAGGCTTCTCGATCCTCAGAACACAAACTCCCCGCTCACCCATGGCTGCCTGGACTCTCTCACAAGCACAGCAGACCTCTGCCAAGCCAAACAGGCCCGAAACCACTCTGGCACCGCCGTGCCCACGTTGGAATGCTGTCATGAAGACATGTGCAATTACCGAGGGCTGCACGACGTGCTCGCCCCTCCCAAGGGGGAGGCCTCAGGTAGGTAGAAGCCCCTCGGACCAGCGGCCGGCCTCCTCTGGCGCGCGGTGGCCACGATTTGTGTGTCTGCTATTGATTTTATTGTTAATGTAATTAGAGACACCAGGGGGAGAGGCCTGGCTGTGGATGCGAAGATGCATCTCTGTTGAGTAGCTTTTATGTCTGCCTGAGTATGAGATGTCTGTCTGCATAATAGGTTTTGCCTGGCTTTTCCACTTTTGGAAGACCCAGAAGACCCTTCCTGTTCGGGAATGACAGTCCCTACACAGACTGTTCTCGGAAGCCAGCCGATCTTTGCACCGCTGGGCAGCGTGTCATTTGTAAATAGTGTTGATTTCACCGTCCGCTGCTTTCTCACGGGGTGTCTCGTTGCAGATGGATAGGTGATCAGAAGTCCCGGTGGGAGGGCGTAACCGCAGTCTGCTCATGCGTTTGTGTTGCTCTAGGACAGGGAAACCGCTATCAGCACGACGGCGGCAGGAACCTCATCACCAAAGTGCAGGAGCTCACTTCCTCCAAAGAGCTGTGGTTCCGGGCGGCCGTGATCGCCGTGCCCATCGCCGGCGGCCTCATTCTGGTGTTGCTGATCATGCTGGCCTTGAGGATGCTCCGGAGTGAGAACAAGAGACTGCAGGATCAGCGGCAGCAGATGCTGTCCCGTTTGCACTATAGCTTCCACGGACACCATTCCAAAAAGGGGCAGGTGGCCAAGTTAGACTTGGAGTGCATGGTGCCTGTGAGCGGCCACGAGAACTGCTGTCTGACCTGTGACAAGATGAGACAAGCGGACCTCAGCAACGACAAGATCCTCTCGCTCGTCCACTGGGGCATGTACAGCGGGCACGGGAAGCTGGAGTTCGTATGACGGGGTCTGACCCCAAACCGAAGTTCTTGGACGCTGGAAGGCTTGGGGTTCTGCTGGACAGGAGCACTTTATCTGCAGAAAAAGGAACTCACGGAATCACCTTTGAGAGACGGAATGACCTCTGCAAACAGAATCTTGGATATTTCTTCTGAAGGATTATTTgcacagactcttaaatacagtcaaatgtattatttgctttaaaattataaaaagcaaagagaagactTCGTACACACTGTTACCAGGGTTTTGCATCTGAGCGAGCTGGAATTGAGTacctaaataaactaaaatgtgCTCTGTGTAAGCTCC
This DNA window, taken from Meles meles chromosome 7, mMelMel3.1 paternal haplotype, whole genome shotgun sequence, encodes the following:
- the BAMBI gene encoding BMP and activin membrane-bound inhibitor homolog, with the protein product MDRHSSYIFIWLQLELCAMAVLLTKGEIRCYCDAAHCVATGYMCKSELSACFSRLLDPQNTNSPLTHGCLDSLTSTADLCQAKQARNHSGTAVPTLECCHEDMCNYRGLHDVLAPPKGEASGQGNRYQHDGGRNLITKVQELTSSKELWFRAAVIAVPIAGGLILVLLIMLALRMLRSENKRLQDQRQQMLSRLHYSFHGHHSKKGQVAKLDLECMVPVSGHENCCLTCDKMRQADLSNDKILSLVHWGMYSGHGKLEFV